One window of the Polyangium spumosum genome contains the following:
- a CDS encoding L,D-transpeptidase, whose amino-acid sequence MDPRRTPEDEVPRVRVAALVLALAASPACGAQDEPPGRTVEGRDPAVAPAPLGSATTLPLPPEPSAARAPEPEGPTQADLEPGQGHELASIAMRNFVYIAPDYQSTRLGYLRAGAVVPRAAAPAGFKRCKGGFYRIHPRGYVCVGIGATLDVDHPVVLAAVRGPRRGEPFPYHYVVSRSPPPHLYVHLPTPAEQRTVEGRPLGARGMNEWIVQEIGRMIGEADPVSPFLQSGRDLPKPAGAEEKVRFHAHRGRAKARSAFGLMATFDWTGRRFGLTTELDLVPIDRTRPAHLSELRGVVFKAPGVPAFVMHQGLRALRPDEEGKLRPAEYVPFRSGWVLTGHASSGGAHRVEGKPGEALAAYLETTEGVWLAASSLRIGRLGQDLWGHARRGKRWIDISIELQMLVAYEGTTPVFATLVSTGRGGLSDPETTGATVQGTFFVQSKHVTATMDGDPASEAAFELHDVPYVQYFHQNYAIHGAYWHDEFGKARSNGCVNVSPADAAWLFEFTDPPVPPAWHGAMTPAGGTLLYVHP is encoded by the coding sequence GTGGACCCGCGCCGAACGCCCGAGGACGAGGTGCCGCGCGTGCGCGTCGCCGCGCTCGTCCTGGCCCTCGCCGCGTCGCCCGCGTGTGGCGCGCAGGACGAGCCGCCGGGCCGCACCGTCGAGGGGCGCGATCCGGCCGTGGCACCGGCGCCGCTCGGCTCGGCGACCACGCTCCCGCTGCCGCCCGAGCCCTCGGCCGCGCGCGCGCCCGAGCCCGAGGGGCCCACGCAGGCGGACCTCGAGCCCGGCCAGGGCCACGAGCTCGCCAGCATCGCGATGCGCAATTTCGTGTACATCGCGCCCGATTACCAGTCCACGCGCCTCGGCTACCTGCGCGCCGGCGCCGTCGTCCCCCGCGCCGCCGCGCCCGCCGGCTTCAAGCGGTGCAAGGGCGGCTTTTATCGGATCCACCCGCGCGGCTACGTCTGCGTGGGCATCGGCGCGACGCTCGACGTCGACCACCCCGTCGTCCTCGCCGCCGTCCGCGGCCCGCGCCGGGGCGAGCCTTTTCCTTACCATTACGTCGTTTCGCGCAGCCCCCCGCCGCACCTCTACGTCCACCTCCCCACGCCCGCGGAGCAGCGCACCGTCGAGGGCCGCCCCCTCGGCGCCCGGGGCATGAATGAATGGATCGTGCAGGAGATTGGCAGGATGATCGGCGAGGCCGATCCCGTCTCCCCCTTCCTCCAATCGGGCCGCGATTTGCCCAAGCCCGCCGGCGCGGAGGAAAAAGTCCGTTTCCACGCGCACCGCGGCCGCGCCAAGGCTCGCTCGGCGTTCGGGCTCATGGCCACCTTCGACTGGACGGGGCGACGCTTCGGCCTCACGACCGAGCTCGACCTCGTCCCGATCGATCGCACACGCCCCGCGCACCTCTCGGAATTACGCGGCGTCGTCTTCAAGGCCCCGGGCGTGCCGGCCTTCGTCATGCACCAGGGGCTCCGCGCGCTCCGGCCCGACGAAGAGGGAAAGCTCCGGCCCGCGGAGTACGTCCCTTTCCGGAGCGGCTGGGTGCTCACGGGACACGCGTCGAGCGGCGGCGCGCACCGCGTGGAGGGCAAACCCGGCGAGGCGCTCGCGGCGTACCTCGAGACCACCGAGGGTGTGTGGCTCGCGGCGAGCAGCCTGCGGATCGGCCGGCTCGGGCAGGATCTCTGGGGCCACGCCAGGCGCGGCAAGCGCTGGATCGACATCTCCATCGAGCTCCAGATGCTCGTCGCTTACGAGGGGACGACCCCTGTCTTCGCCACGCTCGTCTCCACGGGCAGGGGTGGCCTCTCCGATCCGGAGACGACGGGCGCGACGGTCCAGGGCACATTTTTCGTGCAATCGAAGCACGTGACGGCGACGATGGACGGCGATCCCGCGAGCGAGGCCGCGTTCGAGCTGCACGACGTGCCTTACGTCCAGTACTTCCACCAGAACTACGCCATTCACGGCGCGTACTGGCACGACGAATTCGGCAAGGCCCGCAGCAATGGCTGCGTGAATGTCTCGCCCGCGGACGCGGCCTGGCTCTTCGAATTCACCGATCCGCCCGTGCCGCCCGCGTGGCACGGCGCGATGACACCCGCCGGCGGCACGCTCCTGTACGTTCACCCTTGA
- a CDS encoding CBS domain-containing protein, which produces MGTRRIVRTYMTRSPLTVPRTTTMARAMKLLDEHGFRHLPIVDEAGKLIGLLSERELKIVENMRVVDAGMACVEDFILGPPYSVSPETPLAEVTRTMAEKKYGSAVVVEGDTVVGLFTTVDALRALTAMLDEVEGG; this is translated from the coding sequence ATGGGAACGCGCCGCATCGTCCGCACGTACATGACCCGTAGTCCGCTCACCGTCCCGCGCACGACCACCATGGCGCGCGCCATGAAGCTCCTCGACGAGCACGGCTTTCGCCACCTGCCCATCGTCGACGAGGCTGGCAAGCTCATCGGCCTGCTCTCGGAGCGCGAGCTCAAGATCGTCGAGAACATGCGCGTCGTCGACGCCGGCATGGCGTGCGTCGAGGACTTCATCCTGGGCCCGCCCTACAGCGTCTCGCCCGAGACCCCGCTCGCCGAGGTCACGCGCACGATGGCCGAGAAGAAGTACGGCTCGGCCGTGGTCGTCGAGGGCGACACCGTCGTGGGTCTGTTCACGACCGTGGACGCGCTCCGCGCCCTGACGGCGATGCTCGACGAGGTGGAGGGCGGCTGA
- a CDS encoding SDR family oxidoreductase, with protein MLSCLSSGRVRFMRTSVDLELQGSVVFVTGASGGIGNEICRAFLAEGASVAAFSRRGMPEGDRARAVSLVGDVRDPSAVDQAMREAEARFGRVDVCVACAGVWPPDATPLHEMAPARARDVIETNLLGAIWTARAFLASLARTGPREDERGASLVLVGSTAGRFGERGHSEYAASKAGLRGLSLSLKNEIVALDPRGRVNLVEPGWTVTPMVEACLEQHGALETTLRTMPLRKLATPTDVARAVLFLASPAMAGHLSGEALLVAGGMEGRVLA; from the coding sequence GTGCTCTCCTGCTTGTCGTCGGGCCGCGTTCGTTTTATGCGCACGTCCGTGGACCTGGAACTACAGGGCTCCGTCGTCTTCGTGACCGGCGCCTCCGGCGGCATCGGCAACGAGATATGCCGCGCCTTCCTCGCAGAGGGCGCCTCCGTCGCGGCCTTCTCGCGCCGCGGCATGCCCGAGGGAGACCGCGCGCGCGCCGTCTCGCTCGTGGGCGACGTGCGTGATCCCTCGGCCGTCGACCAGGCCATGCGCGAGGCCGAGGCTCGGTTCGGCCGCGTCGACGTCTGCGTCGCGTGCGCCGGCGTCTGGCCGCCCGACGCGACCCCGCTGCACGAGATGGCGCCCGCCCGCGCCCGCGACGTGATCGAGACGAACCTGCTCGGCGCCATCTGGACCGCCCGCGCGTTCCTCGCCTCCCTCGCGCGAACGGGCCCGCGCGAGGACGAGCGCGGCGCGAGCCTCGTGCTCGTCGGCTCCACCGCCGGCCGTTTCGGCGAGCGCGGGCACAGCGAATATGCGGCCAGCAAGGCCGGGCTCCGGGGCCTCTCGCTCTCGCTCAAGAACGAGATCGTGGCCCTCGATCCGCGCGGCCGCGTCAACCTCGTCGAGCCCGGCTGGACCGTGACGCCGATGGTCGAGGCGTGCCTCGAGCAGCACGGCGCGCTCGAGACCACGCTGCGCACCATGCCCCTGCGAAAGCTCGCGACCCCGACGGACGTCGCGCGCGCCGTGTTGTTCCTCGCCTCGCCTGCGATGGCGGGTCACCTCTCGGGTGAAGCGCTGCTCGTCGCCGGCGGAATGGAGGGGCGCGTGCTCGCGTGA
- a CDS encoding CehA/McbA family metallohydrolase encodes MRLSSPFVLAFAALAASCAAAPTGPTGASASDPPEEPPAPVVPREVSLEPPRGALGTAAPVEARDKVPLKGLRVDARPGDFVLSHAGRVAVVSAKGHLVDYGLEGGADGMVSLQSVLQIGLGVAASDVVRVDLVGEKKNVVRVDRAVRGQPLSHVSFYHFGTGDALWIESAAVAAPEIEPVDPGPLGAAKRLPALAVTLGENIHWGNVPTWVEGAGAVTRALHFRAEFVARDSLGTAYALCSEEGPLFARFGSPEYGFFEAALTGERVVPVVHAGFSERRRVAVTLSDRSAGDAALALPCRAPAARRRVALPTVAARGGRVELARCDGAGRRRVYAELAADPRVVGKTDRTIELPEGCFDARLVAPGHAPGPWFRVESLAAEAARAQPIAGRLRVSVTEAGNPIPARLLVRGKDGTPDPDWGDEPVSGASLNVAYLDRGERELFVPPGKYHVALTRGFAYSAHEEDVEITAGRDVVVRAKLERVVDTKGFVSADLHLHAEPSPDAPAPLAERVRSLVSVGVDVAVATDHNAVTDYGPTIREMGLGADLVSIVGDEVTSPAWGHFNVFPMLPAAPALPWIGVLPAEIFAAARAQKPYGTSTILQVNHPRWGGIGYFELLRFDPDDVKGWLDRSPLADLGFDLLEVYNGDHSRYIAGVEPVMRDWYALLDAGFRVVGTGNSDSHKLAYHEAGLPRNLVFVGSDAKGAFSEAAFVDALRKGNVSVSGGPFVRIEVAGAGMGETIPPGEAEVTVRVDAPPWIDVDRIELVKRGKTLRTFPITGRKGPVEQRFRETFEKGDWILAIARGTRTMDAYVPGVPPLSFTNPVFVR; translated from the coding sequence ATGCGCCTCTCCTCCCCGTTCGTCCTCGCGTTCGCTGCGCTCGCCGCCTCCTGCGCCGCTGCGCCCACCGGCCCCACGGGCGCTTCGGCCTCGGATCCGCCCGAAGAGCCGCCTGCGCCCGTCGTCCCGCGCGAGGTCTCCCTCGAGCCTCCGCGTGGCGCCCTCGGCACCGCCGCGCCCGTCGAAGCCCGCGACAAAGTTCCCCTGAAGGGCCTGCGTGTCGACGCCCGCCCCGGGGATTTCGTGCTCTCGCACGCCGGGCGTGTCGCCGTCGTCTCGGCGAAGGGCCACCTCGTCGATTATGGCCTCGAGGGCGGCGCGGATGGAATGGTCTCCCTCCAATCCGTGCTCCAGATCGGCCTCGGCGTCGCGGCCTCCGACGTCGTCCGCGTCGATCTCGTCGGCGAGAAGAAAAACGTGGTCCGCGTCGATCGCGCCGTGCGGGGACAGCCCCTCTCGCACGTGAGTTTTTATCATTTCGGCACCGGCGACGCGCTCTGGATCGAGAGCGCCGCCGTCGCCGCGCCCGAGATCGAGCCCGTCGATCCCGGCCCCCTCGGCGCCGCCAAGCGCCTCCCCGCGCTCGCCGTCACCCTCGGCGAGAACATCCATTGGGGCAACGTGCCCACGTGGGTCGAGGGCGCGGGCGCCGTCACCCGAGCCCTGCATTTCCGCGCCGAGTTCGTCGCCCGCGACAGCCTCGGCACCGCGTACGCGCTCTGCTCCGAGGAGGGCCCCCTCTTCGCGCGCTTCGGCTCCCCCGAATATGGGTTTTTCGAGGCCGCCCTCACCGGCGAGCGGGTCGTCCCCGTCGTCCACGCCGGCTTTTCCGAGCGTCGCCGCGTCGCCGTCACCCTGAGCGACCGCTCCGCTGGCGACGCCGCGCTCGCCTTGCCCTGCCGCGCCCCCGCCGCGCGCCGCCGCGTCGCCCTTCCCACGGTCGCCGCCCGCGGCGGCCGCGTCGAGCTCGCCCGCTGCGACGGCGCCGGCCGCCGCCGCGTTTATGCCGAGCTCGCCGCCGACCCGCGTGTGGTTGGCAAGACAGACCGCACGATCGAGCTGCCCGAGGGCTGCTTCGACGCGCGCCTCGTCGCGCCGGGCCACGCCCCGGGGCCCTGGTTTCGCGTCGAATCCCTCGCCGCCGAGGCGGCCCGCGCCCAGCCGATCGCCGGCCGCCTGCGCGTCAGCGTCACCGAGGCCGGAAATCCCATCCCCGCGCGGCTCCTCGTGCGTGGCAAGGACGGCACGCCCGATCCCGACTGGGGCGACGAACCCGTCTCCGGCGCTTCGCTCAACGTGGCCTACCTCGACCGCGGCGAGCGCGAGCTCTTCGTCCCGCCCGGCAAATACCACGTCGCCCTCACGCGCGGCTTCGCGTACTCGGCCCACGAGGAGGACGTCGAGATCACGGCTGGCCGGGACGTCGTGGTCCGCGCCAAGCTCGAGCGCGTCGTCGACACGAAGGGGTTTGTCTCGGCCGATCTGCACCTCCACGCCGAGCCCTCCCCCGACGCCCCCGCGCCGCTCGCCGAGCGCGTGCGGAGCCTCGTCTCCGTGGGCGTCGACGTCGCCGTCGCCACCGATCACAACGCCGTCACCGATTACGGCCCCACGATCCGCGAAATGGGCCTCGGCGCCGATCTCGTCAGCATCGTCGGCGACGAGGTCACCTCCCCCGCCTGGGGCCATTTCAACGTTTTTCCGATGCTCCCGGCCGCCCCGGCGCTCCCCTGGATCGGCGTCTTGCCGGCCGAGATCTTCGCCGCCGCGCGGGCCCAGAAACCCTACGGTACGAGCACGATCCTCCAGGTGAACCACCCTCGCTGGGGCGGGATCGGGTACTTCGAGCTCCTCCGCTTCGATCCCGACGACGTGAAGGGCTGGCTCGATCGCTCGCCGCTCGCCGACCTCGGCTTCGATCTGCTCGAGGTCTACAACGGCGACCACTCCCGTTACATCGCCGGCGTCGAGCCCGTCATGCGCGACTGGTATGCGCTCCTCGACGCCGGCTTCCGCGTCGTCGGCACGGGCAACTCCGACTCGCACAAGCTCGCTTATCACGAGGCGGGTTTGCCCCGGAACCTGGTGTTCGTCGGGAGCGACGCGAAGGGCGCCTTCTCGGAGGCGGCGTTCGTGGACGCATTGCGGAAGGGGAACGTCAGCGTGTCGGGAGGGCCGTTCGTCCGGATCGAGGTCGCTGGCGCTGGAATGGGCGAGACGATCCCGCCGGGCGAGGCCGAGGTCACGGTCCGCGTGGACGCGCCGCCCTGGATCGACGTCGACCGGATCGAGCTCGTCAAGCGCGGAAAGACCTTGCGGACCTTCCCCATCACCGGCCGCAAGGGCCCCGTCGAGCAGCGCTTTCGCGAGACCTTCGAGAAGGGCGACTGGATCCTCGCCATCGCGCGAGGCACGAGGACGATGGACGCCTACGTGCCCGGCGTCCCGCCCCTCTCGTTCACGAATCCGGTGTTCGTGCGCTGA
- a CDS encoding Zn-binding domain-containing protein, producing MIDTILTILGEWSRLAQAKPIRTSLGGMAVALAVLLYLGALARARFELRALRVSTGPLFALAGLVVFALSLVVALVDALLAHYDMLLLEERALLLLAPGEGREAYEVLRRVLALAAGGRFVLPGPVHLPLALLLGAAVYLGLVFWAARTLEELGSLEQKPDDVLARERLEQQKAIAKALAEGRPLPVKPVESTPLAEDRFGRVFKLLGHWTSVEFVESRFVRWQGPLVFALVGLAALALPAALAGHFPAPLWVGSAIALDGLRRNLATRTKSPDKPEAERKEEPPAPRPPLRPLVESIHAAQGPLLLPPETPGVEPARISPGTDLRAKRLLDDLSRELGAEKGLYVHQGLACDAFEERKNILLCTPPLSGKTTTLDLLLFYALLVEAENVLWLAPSAAAARVAEQRVLARAEALRWKWNVHAANIAAGAGAADPTHASPSLVFADPEGVHRELCGRQKEWSAFLGGLGLVVLPDLEEWHGAPGAHLALLLRRLRRASARAAARVIEKGERIRFLCTADPTFRDLGQLGERLVGRPMLVLGPEVDGAPRPPVVSYFLPPRPRAQADVHPAVRALGESLAQGFSAELFGYDDVLSRADVARANEWSLGRDVATRGRAFAEERSELSRALSEAEVVIARVRAATYGKSPILAAHVGFRAATVPEARLAALGAGERVGKAIAPPKPEPKEVSPDQLGPPQSPGELEAEAIAQADLERKVLVLWQPDSDPFSALLAAERPQYRHPDLDLGCALVVDPLAESIQRAHLRAALVEAAWSEDELAADFSRPVVESALSPGKADSTEATRLARTTLTVLDPQTGERREVHRFSAAGEAHPALCFDVAAEPAWLVDRHTGEVLYGVERARMLSAAYPGRIFVFRGGRYVVKPASEQDGLASGRIACEREERALVTSPIREVSVTPVERRKEAPQKDGREGERAERRAEPRRSLGGAPFLFERRLVEVEERSLGLRRHGPDGEPRDVTMYADPLVFRHATKAAVLALPEASFGPIGEGTLHALVHLFRVTLPAFVWCREEDLLIVRVARFGATETPAIVFVDAHPGGVGFSEAVTLDVLRVVCGFSLAIVERCPSRCAAPDGCPSCLQIPQCHAAPGEESKLDKRGVRELLGKILGRS from the coding sequence GTGATCGACACGATCCTCACGATCCTCGGCGAATGGTCCCGCCTCGCCCAGGCCAAACCCATTCGAACGAGCCTCGGCGGCATGGCCGTCGCCCTCGCCGTGCTCCTTTACCTCGGCGCGCTCGCGCGGGCCCGCTTCGAGCTCCGCGCCCTTCGTGTCTCCACGGGCCCCCTCTTCGCGCTCGCCGGCCTCGTCGTCTTCGCGCTCTCGCTCGTCGTGGCCCTCGTCGACGCGCTGCTCGCCCATTACGACATGTTGCTGCTCGAGGAGCGCGCGCTCTTGCTCCTCGCCCCGGGGGAGGGGAGGGAAGCCTACGAGGTTTTACGCCGCGTCCTCGCCCTCGCCGCGGGCGGGCGATTCGTGCTCCCCGGCCCCGTGCATTTGCCGCTCGCCTTGCTCCTCGGCGCGGCCGTTTACCTCGGCCTCGTCTTCTGGGCCGCGCGGACCCTCGAAGAGCTCGGCTCGCTCGAGCAGAAGCCCGACGACGTCCTCGCGCGCGAGCGGCTGGAGCAGCAGAAGGCCATTGCAAAGGCCCTCGCCGAGGGACGACCGCTCCCGGTCAAACCCGTGGAGAGCACGCCGCTCGCCGAAGATCGTTTTGGCCGCGTCTTCAAGCTGCTCGGCCACTGGACGAGCGTCGAGTTCGTCGAATCGCGCTTCGTGCGCTGGCAAGGCCCGCTGGTGTTCGCCCTCGTCGGCCTCGCCGCGCTCGCCCTGCCTGCCGCGCTCGCGGGGCATTTCCCGGCGCCGCTCTGGGTCGGATCGGCGATCGCGCTCGACGGCCTCCGCCGGAACCTCGCGACCCGCACGAAGAGCCCCGACAAACCTGAGGCCGAAAGGAAGGAAGAGCCCCCCGCGCCCCGCCCGCCGCTGCGCCCGCTCGTCGAGTCCATTCACGCGGCCCAGGGCCCCTTGCTCCTGCCGCCCGAGACGCCGGGCGTCGAGCCCGCACGCATCTCGCCGGGCACGGATTTACGCGCCAAACGTCTGCTCGACGATCTCTCCCGCGAGCTCGGCGCCGAGAAGGGCCTCTACGTCCATCAAGGGCTCGCCTGCGACGCCTTCGAGGAGCGCAAAAATATCCTCCTTTGCACGCCGCCGCTCTCCGGAAAAACCACGACGCTCGATCTGCTCCTCTTTTACGCGCTCCTCGTCGAGGCCGAGAACGTCCTCTGGCTCGCCCCCTCCGCCGCCGCCGCGCGCGTGGCCGAGCAGCGCGTCCTCGCGCGGGCCGAAGCATTACGCTGGAAATGGAATGTCCACGCGGCGAACATCGCCGCGGGCGCCGGCGCGGCGGATCCGACCCACGCCTCCCCCTCGCTCGTCTTCGCCGACCCCGAGGGCGTGCACCGCGAGCTTTGTGGCAGGCAAAAAGAATGGTCGGCGTTCCTCGGGGGCCTCGGGCTCGTGGTCTTGCCGGATCTCGAAGAATGGCACGGCGCCCCCGGCGCGCACCTCGCCTTGCTCCTCCGCCGCCTCCGCCGCGCCTCGGCCCGCGCCGCCGCCCGCGTCATCGAAAAAGGCGAGCGAATTCGTTTCCTCTGCACGGCCGATCCGACCTTCCGTGACCTCGGCCAGCTCGGCGAGCGCCTCGTCGGCCGCCCCATGCTCGTGCTCGGCCCCGAGGTCGACGGCGCGCCGCGCCCCCCGGTCGTCTCGTATTTCCTTCCCCCGCGCCCGCGCGCCCAGGCCGACGTCCACCCGGCCGTGCGTGCGCTCGGCGAATCCCTCGCGCAGGGTTTTTCCGCGGAGCTCTTCGGGTACGACGACGTCCTCTCGCGGGCCGACGTCGCGCGGGCGAACGAATGGAGCCTCGGTCGCGACGTCGCCACGCGTGGCCGCGCCTTCGCCGAGGAGCGAAGCGAGCTCTCGCGCGCCCTCTCCGAGGCCGAGGTCGTGATCGCGCGCGTCCGCGCCGCGACGTACGGAAAGAGCCCGATCCTCGCCGCGCACGTGGGCTTTCGCGCCGCCACCGTGCCCGAGGCGCGCCTCGCCGCGCTCGGCGCCGGCGAGCGCGTCGGCAAGGCCATCGCGCCCCCGAAACCCGAGCCCAAAGAGGTTTCGCCGGACCAACTCGGACCCCCGCAATCCCCCGGCGAGCTCGAGGCCGAGGCCATTGCGCAGGCGGATCTCGAACGGAAGGTCCTCGTCCTCTGGCAGCCCGACTCCGATCCTTTCTCCGCGCTCCTCGCCGCCGAGCGCCCGCAATATCGCCACCCCGACCTCGATCTCGGCTGCGCCCTCGTCGTCGATCCGCTCGCCGAATCCATCCAGCGGGCGCACCTCCGGGCGGCCCTCGTCGAGGCCGCGTGGAGCGAGGACGAGCTCGCCGCGGACTTCTCCCGTCCCGTCGTCGAGAGCGCGCTTTCGCCTGGGAAAGCCGATTCTACCGAGGCCACGCGCCTCGCGCGGACCACGTTGACGGTCCTCGACCCGCAGACCGGCGAGCGCCGCGAGGTCCACCGGTTCTCGGCTGCCGGCGAGGCGCACCCGGCGCTTTGTTTCGACGTCGCGGCCGAGCCGGCGTGGCTCGTCGATCGCCACACGGGCGAGGTCCTCTACGGCGTCGAGCGCGCCCGCATGCTCTCGGCCGCGTACCCGGGCCGCATTTTCGTGTTTCGCGGCGGCCGTTACGTGGTCAAACCCGCCTCCGAGCAGGACGGCCTCGCCTCCGGCCGCATCGCGTGCGAGCGCGAGGAGCGCGCGCTCGTCACGAGCCCCATTCGCGAGGTCTCGGTCACGCCCGTCGAGCGCCGCAAAGAAGCTCCGCAAAAAGACGGCCGGGAAGGGGAGCGAGCCGAGCGCCGCGCCGAGCCACGGAGGTCGCTCGGCGGCGCGCCGTTCCTCTTCGAGCGCCGGCTCGTCGAGGTCGAGGAGCGCAGCCTCGGCCTGCGCCGCCACGGCCCCGACGGAGAGCCGCGCGACGTCACGATGTACGCCGATCCGCTCGTGTTTCGTCACGCGACGAAAGCGGCGGTCCTCGCCCTGCCCGAGGCCTCGTTCGGGCCGATCGGCGAGGGCACGCTGCACGCGCTCGTGCACCTCTTCCGCGTGACCTTGCCCGCGTTCGTGTGGTGCCGCGAGGAGGACCTGCTCATCGTGCGCGTCGCGCGCTTCGGCGCGACAGAAACCCCGGCGATCGTGTTCGTCGACGCCCACCCCGGCGGCGTGGGTTTTTCCGAGGCGGTGACGCTCGACGTCCTGCGCGTCGTGTGTGGTTTTTCCCTGGCGATCGTCGAGCGTTGCCCTTCGCGTTGTGCCGCGCCCGACGGGTGCCCGTCGTGCCTGCAAATTCCGCAATGCCACGCGGCGCCGGGGGAGGAGAGCAAGCTCGACAAGCGGGGCGTGCGGGAGCTCCTCGGAAAGATCCTCGGCCGGAGCTGA